A window of Mucilaginibacter paludis DSM 18603 contains these coding sequences:
- a CDS encoding BlaI/MecI/CopY family transcriptional regulator, with the protein MTQIKELTRAEEQLMQILWQLKKGYVRDVIDELPEPKPAYNTVSTIIRILETKGFIGHKAYGKSHEYFPIISKEEYQNFATEKLLNGYFDNSVKHMFSYFVKKEKIDLKEADEIIKLIEKLKNK; encoded by the coding sequence ATGACGCAGATTAAAGAACTGACCCGTGCCGAGGAGCAACTGATGCAGATACTATGGCAGTTAAAAAAAGGGTATGTAAGAGATGTAATTGATGAGTTACCTGAACCCAAACCGGCATATAATACAGTTTCAACCATTATCAGGATACTCGAAACGAAGGGCTTTATCGGCCATAAAGCTTATGGTAAGAGCCACGAGTATTTTCCAATCATCAGCAAAGAAGAATATCAGAACTTTGCCACAGAGAAACTACTGAACGGTTATTTTGATAATTCGGTAAAGCATATGTTTTCGTACTTTGTTAAAAAGGAAAAAATTGATTTGAAAGAGGCCGACGAAATTATAAAGCTGATTGAAAAACTAAAAAACAAATAA
- a CDS encoding DHA2 family efflux MFS transporter permease subunit: protein MAETGFKKWIITITVIIAALLELIDTTIVNVSLPQIQGNLGATLEDVAWVVTGYSVANVIVLPMSGWLGSRFGRKNYFLASIIIFTITSFLCGNATSLDELVIFRIIQGIAGGGLISTGQAILIETWPREEVGTATALFGLGAVFGPTVGPTIGGYITDHFAWPWIFYVNIPVGALAAFLTVTFVKETPKDAKGKPVDWWGIGLLAVAVGSLQTILEKGESEDWFAKTYILILTIAAIFGLFFFLWRELTFEFPIVNFKIMRHRSFAVGMFTSFVLGFGLYGSVFVFPIFCQNLLGFSAQQTGLILFPGGICTIVMMPFIGKALKAGIPAQFMATGGMILFFVFTTMLSHSTLASGTGDFFWPLVIRGVGMALLFVPLTTLAIQDLKGPELGQGTGLNNMMRQLGGSFGIAALTTLIHVRQGYHRTSLIANINPYNTPFVQQRQALINGFMAKGSSMLDASRMAMQAMEGKVIKQTLLLTYNDAYWIAGLIMLFSIPLIYLQPFKKNVELPVDAH, encoded by the coding sequence ATGGCAGAAACAGGTTTTAAGAAGTGGATCATCACCATCACGGTTATCATTGCGGCTCTGCTTGAGCTTATTGATACCACGATTGTGAACGTATCCCTTCCCCAGATTCAAGGTAACCTGGGAGCCACTCTCGAAGATGTTGCATGGGTTGTAACAGGTTACTCCGTAGCCAACGTAATTGTATTGCCTATGTCGGGCTGGTTAGGCAGCCGGTTTGGCAGAAAAAATTACTTCCTGGCATCCATCATTATATTTACCATTACCTCGTTTTTGTGCGGTAATGCTACAAGTTTAGATGAGCTGGTAATATTCCGTATCATACAGGGTATTGCAGGTGGTGGTTTGATATCAACCGGGCAGGCTATACTCATAGAAACCTGGCCACGTGAAGAAGTTGGTACAGCTACCGCGCTTTTTGGCTTGGGCGCTGTATTTGGCCCAACTGTTGGCCCAACCATCGGTGGTTACATTACCGACCATTTTGCATGGCCGTGGATATTTTATGTAAACATTCCGGTGGGAGCCCTGGCAGCTTTCCTTACTGTAACTTTTGTTAAAGAAACACCTAAAGATGCTAAAGGCAAACCTGTAGATTGGTGGGGTATTGGCTTACTTGCCGTTGCGGTAGGTAGCTTACAAACCATTTTAGAAAAAGGCGAAAGTGAAGATTGGTTTGCCAAAACCTATATCCTGATACTTACCATTGCGGCCATATTTGGCTTGTTCTTCTTTTTATGGAGAGAGCTTACGTTTGAGTTCCCGATAGTTAATTTCAAGATTATGCGGCACCGGAGCTTCGCAGTGGGTATGTTTACGTCCTTTGTGCTCGGGTTCGGGCTCTATGGATCTGTATTTGTATTCCCCATATTTTGTCAGAACCTGTTAGGATTCTCGGCGCAGCAAACCGGGTTAATTTTATTTCCGGGCGGTATTTGTACTATTGTGATGATGCCTTTTATTGGCAAAGCGTTAAAGGCGGGTATTCCTGCGCAGTTTATGGCAACAGGCGGTATGATCTTGTTCTTTGTATTTACAACCATGCTAAGCCACTCAACCCTGGCATCGGGTACCGGCGATTTCTTTTGGCCTTTAGTTATCCGCGGCGTTGGTATGGCGCTGTTATTTGTGCCTTTAACAACCTTAGCCATCCAAGACCTTAAGGGCCCCGAATTAGGGCAGGGAACAGGTTTAAATAATATGATGAGACAACTGGGCGGTTCGTTCGGTATAGCGGCTTTAACAACACTTATACATGTACGCCAAGGCTACCACCGTACCAGTTTAATTGCTAATATAAACCCGTACAACACACCATTTGTTCAGCAAAGGCAAGCGTTGATCAATGGGTTTATGGCCAAAGGCAGCAGTATGCTTGATGCATCGCGTATGGCTATGCAGGCCATGGAAGGCAAGGTAATTAAACAAACCTTATTGTTAACTTATAACGACGCTTACTGGATTGCCGGTTTAATTATGCTTTTCAGCATACCGCTTATTTATTTGCAACCATTTAAGAAAAACGTGGAGTTACCTGTAGACGCCCACTAA
- a CDS encoding Sec-independent protein translocase subunit TatA/TatB, which produces MFLSAPDITIILVIALVLFGGKKLPELARGLGSGIKEFKDATSGVKPLYDIPKAAALPAVPEANEHHPL; this is translated from the coding sequence TTGTTTTTAAGCGCGCCCGATATTACTATTATACTGGTTATCGCGTTGGTACTCTTTGGCGGAAAAAAACTTCCCGAACTGGCCCGCGGCTTAGGCTCGGGGATCAAAGAATTTAAGGACGCTACTTCGGGTGTTAAGCCTCTATATGATATCCCTAAGGCCGCCGCCTTACCAGCGGTGCCGGAGGCCAATGAGCACCATCCGTTGTAA
- a CDS encoding HlyD family secretion protein — MKTESDNILSHHSEEIDEIIAAPPSWLIRWGMIVFFAILVLILALSEFISYPDVIISKLKINSLNAPKSISPRVSGKLIKLLVKENEDVISGQPLGYIESTADHKSVLQLLSELKVAQKNALVTRYFTFLALPDSEVYQLGELQKNYEIFYQSYLTYKASTGNGFYLKQRSLLQKDLSDILKERENLTSQKALQDKQVSLATQEYEMHKRLFEQKVEAKMELNRQEAIFFSSQVPVAQIKSSILTNYSDYSTKQKEILEIDRHIGESKTLFLQSLNSLISDIENWKSQYILCAPESGKVIFSLALQENQFVNPSQELLYIHSGSQDFFGEMPIPQFNMGKVEAGQDVLIKLKGYPYQEYGIVRGKIYFITDVPLKDSIFMSTVKFKIQNLPKHKSITIKNGMEADAEIITSNTSLLSRILKNLSPTLK; from the coding sequence ATGAAAACTGAATCTGATAACATTCTTTCCCATCACAGCGAGGAAATAGACGAAATAATCGCAGCGCCCCCCTCATGGTTAATACGGTGGGGCATGATCGTATTTTTTGCAATTTTAGTTTTAATACTTGCTCTGTCTGAATTCATTAGCTATCCAGATGTCATCATAAGCAAGTTGAAAATTAATTCCTTGAACGCACCAAAATCGATTTCACCGAGGGTTTCGGGTAAATTAATAAAGCTTCTTGTAAAAGAAAATGAAGATGTAATTAGTGGTCAACCCCTCGGATATATTGAAAGCACAGCGGATCATAAAAGTGTTCTCCAACTTTTAAGCGAGCTCAAGGTCGCACAGAAGAATGCATTAGTAACTCGATATTTCACATTTTTGGCTTTGCCAGATTCGGAAGTATATCAATTAGGCGAATTGCAAAAAAATTATGAGATATTTTATCAGTCATATTTAACATATAAAGCTTCAACTGGAAATGGATTTTATTTAAAACAAAGATCCCTTTTGCAAAAGGATCTTTCAGATATTTTAAAGGAACGCGAGAACTTAACCAGTCAAAAGGCACTACAAGATAAACAAGTTTCTTTAGCGACTCAAGAATATGAAATGCATAAAAGGCTTTTTGAACAAAAAGTAGAAGCTAAAATGGAGTTAAACCGACAGGAAGCTATATTCTTTTCTAGCCAAGTTCCAGTAGCTCAAATAAAATCCTCAATTCTCACAAACTATTCTGATTATTCTACTAAGCAAAAAGAGATTTTGGAGATAGATCGCCATATTGGCGAGTCAAAAACACTTTTTTTGCAAAGTCTTAATAGCTTAATAAGTGACATTGAAAACTGGAAAAGCCAATATATATTATGTGCGCCAGAGTCCGGAAAAGTTATTTTTTCACTGGCTTTACAGGAAAATCAATTTGTAAATCCAAGTCAAGAATTATTATATATTCATTCTGGCAGCCAGGATTTTTTTGGCGAAATGCCAATACCTCAATTTAATATGGGAAAGGTAGAAGCTGGTCAGGATGTTCTAATAAAGTTAAAAGGTTATCCCTATCAAGAATATGGTATTGTGCGAGGGAAAATATACTTTATAACTGACGTTCCATTGAAGGATAGTATTTTCATGTCCACAGTTAAATTCAAGATTCAAAATTTGCCAAAACATAAGTCAATTACTATAAAAAATGGGATGGAAGCTGATGCCGAAATAATAACAAGTAACACAAGCTTGTTATCTAGAATATTAAAAAATCTCTCACCAACTTTAAAATAG
- a CDS encoding TolC family protein, which translates to MINNINQTTNHYLFKNRVQTLKRYGVLLLFFGLLLSREAKAQDKTLTINEAIKLGIENSKTLKLSQSKIDRAVSQYNQAKDKALPTGNLSYGYSHAEIPANRLSLGPTNLTLPSRADAYIGTVAIQETIFGGGRLKYAQQSTELLTQVARLDAEKDKDQIVYDVISAYYNLYKVLQSQKVVAQNITSVDQQLTQAQRFFDQGIVTKNDVLRFQLQKSNIQLNGIDLESNRKIINYNLDILLGLPESTEIKIDDINEANHTLLPLSGYLDTAMVTRQELRQLDLQNRVAEINIKNIRAEKLPTLGVGANMYYIDAVANPIPQSGSFIDPVTIGATLSWNFGSLWNNKNKVTEARIQREETLINKSVTVDNLKNEVNRNYQNYLSAQDKIKLLETSIAQATENNKILESKYKSNVASVTDRVDAQTLLYQAQINLELAKADAGLAYYTLLKSTGKLNK; encoded by the coding sequence ATGATAAACAACATCAATCAAACCACAAACCACTATTTATTCAAAAATAGGGTTCAAACCTTAAAAAGGTATGGTGTTTTATTGCTGTTTTTTGGCTTGCTCCTATCCCGGGAGGCCAAAGCGCAGGATAAAACCCTTACCATCAACGAAGCTATTAAGTTAGGTATCGAAAATAGCAAAACGCTTAAGTTATCTCAATCAAAAATCGACAGGGCTGTATCTCAATACAACCAGGCTAAAGATAAAGCGCTGCCAACCGGTAACTTAAGCTATGGCTACTCGCACGCCGAAATACCGGCCAATAGATTAAGCCTTGGCCCAACCAACCTGACTTTACCCAGCCGCGCCGATGCTTACATAGGTACAGTTGCCATACAAGAAACGATTTTTGGTGGCGGGCGCCTTAAATATGCACAGCAATCAACCGAGTTACTTACGCAGGTGGCCCGTTTAGATGCCGAAAAAGATAAGGACCAGATAGTTTACGATGTAATTAGCGCTTATTATAATTTATACAAGGTATTGCAAAGCCAGAAAGTTGTAGCGCAGAACATTACATCGGTAGATCAGCAATTAACCCAGGCACAACGTTTCTTCGACCAGGGCATTGTTACTAAAAACGATGTTTTACGTTTCCAGCTGCAAAAATCAAATATCCAGCTGAACGGGATCGACCTGGAAAGCAATCGCAAAATCATCAATTATAACCTGGATATTTTATTAGGGCTGCCCGAAAGTACCGAAATTAAAATTGACGACATTAACGAAGCCAACCATACCTTGTTACCGTTAAGCGGTTATTTGGATACCGCTATGGTCACCCGCCAGGAATTGAGACAACTTGATTTGCAAAACAGGGTTGCCGAAATCAACATTAAAAACATCAGGGCAGAAAAATTGCCTACCTTAGGTGTTGGCGCCAATATGTATTATATCGATGCTGTTGCCAATCCAATCCCGCAAAGCGGAAGCTTTATTGATCCTGTTACCATAGGCGCAACGCTATCATGGAACTTTGGCTCGTTATGGAACAATAAAAACAAGGTAACCGAAGCCCGCATCCAACGCGAAGAAACGTTGATCAACAAATCTGTAACCGTAGATAATTTGAAAAACGAGGTTAACCGTAACTACCAAAATTATCTATCAGCACAGGATAAGATCAAATTGTTAGAAACATCAATTGCACAAGCTACTGAGAATAATAAAATTCTCGAATCAAAATACAAAAGTAATGTGGCCTCGGTAACCGACCGTGTGGATGCGCAAACCTTACTATACCAGGCGCAAATTAACCTGGAACTGGCTAAAGCCGACGCTGGCCTGGCTTATTATACTCTATTGAAATCAACCGGAAAACTGAACAAATAA
- a CDS encoding M56 family metallopeptidase yields the protein MMTWWHYLLLVNLYLALFWGFYKALLLRETFFQLNRVYLIASSLLSFIIPLVQSEWLRRLFITQRVHQTIYAAVNPQLIYQVKAGENTVITLGNIFIAIYIAGAAILSIRLIFQLSLLKKLGHHAQDAPAFSFFKKIHVSEELANRHTIFEHEKVHTRQWHSADVLFIEMVMIINWFNPVVYLYRRAIKHVHEFIADRKAIEAGTPTADYALMLLSQSFGVDAHQLTSNFLNHSLLKERIMMLNQDDSKRRALLKYGLSAPLFAIMLIFSAATINHSKLIGVINKKTEQAFSINARQIGHQISGGESTVSIAGSSISKQALRSSKGILKTKGLIVINPDFQHGQTKPGQSQTTQVQSVIQEVEREGSQNGIQTLTVAGGQPAEARVAPASDTVPARFKTSSQKVMTYKARRDSLNTGGAARQYVSAEVISSHEPIILLDGKPLTKAEMNSIKPENIENICVFKGESARQFGENAIQNGAIIIRTKGLKNL from the coding sequence ATGATGACCTGGTGGCACTATTTACTGTTGGTAAACCTTTACCTTGCACTATTTTGGGGCTTTTATAAAGCGCTTTTGCTAAGGGAAACATTTTTCCAGCTAAACCGGGTCTATCTAATTGCATCATCGCTGTTATCTTTTATTATTCCTCTCGTTCAATCGGAGTGGCTGCGCAGGCTTTTTATCACCCAAAGGGTACATCAAACCATTTATGCGGCTGTTAATCCTCAATTGATATACCAGGTTAAAGCGGGTGAAAATACGGTAATCACCCTTGGGAATATTTTTATTGCCATTTATATAGCAGGCGCTGCTATTTTATCAATCAGATTGATTTTTCAGTTATCGTTGCTCAAAAAACTTGGACACCATGCGCAAGATGCCCCGGCGTTTTCTTTTTTTAAAAAAATACACGTATCGGAAGAGCTGGCTAACCGGCACACTATTTTTGAACATGAAAAAGTACACACCCGGCAATGGCACTCCGCCGATGTTTTGTTTATTGAGATGGTGATGATCATCAACTGGTTTAACCCGGTAGTGTACCTGTATCGCCGTGCTATTAAACACGTGCACGAATTTATTGCCGATAGGAAGGCCATAGAAGCCGGAACACCCACGGCCGATTATGCCTTAATGCTATTAAGTCAAAGCTTTGGGGTGGATGCCCACCAACTCACCAGTAATTTTTTAAACCATAGCCTGCTGAAAGAGCGGATTATGATGCTGAACCAAGATGATTCAAAACGAAGAGCCTTATTAAAATATGGTTTATCGGCGCCGCTTTTTGCAATCATGCTTATTTTTTCAGCAGCAACAATTAACCACAGTAAATTGATCGGCGTGATCAATAAGAAAACCGAGCAGGCTTTTTCAATTAATGCCCGACAGATTGGCCATCAGATATCCGGTGGCGAAAGTACTGTATCTATCGCCGGGTCCTCAATAAGCAAACAGGCGTTGCGCAGTAGTAAAGGCATCTTAAAAACTAAAGGTTTAATTGTAATAAACCCGGATTTCCAGCATGGCCAAACCAAGCCCGGGCAAAGCCAGACAACTCAGGTCCAGTCTGTGATTCAGGAAGTTGAAAGGGAGGGAAGCCAAAACGGTATACAAACATTGACCGTAGCAGGTGGGCAGCCTGCAGAAGCTCGTGTTGCGCCAGCTTCGGATACGGTACCGGCCCGTTTTAAAACCAGCTCGCAGAAGGTAATGACCTACAAAGCCCGCAGAGATTCGTTAAACACCGGCGGAGCAGCACGGCAATATGTTTCAGCAGAAGTAATATCCAGTCACGAGCCAATTATTTTATTGGACGGAAAGCCATTAACCAAAGCAGAAATGAATAGTATAAAGCCCGAAAATATTGAGAATATATGTGTTTTTAAAGGTGAGTCGGCCAGGCAGTTTGGCGAAAATGCGATTCAAAACGGGGCTATTATAATCAGAACAAAGGGACTGAAAAACCTTTAG
- a CDS encoding TetR/AcrR family transcriptional regulator: protein MDKDKIDKKDHIIDVAEKVFSELGYDGASTRMISGEAGVNMAMLNYYFGSKEGLYLAVFERKISAFRTLLQNIGNDDSITAWDKMERCIDNYVDRIITNSCFQKLINRELSLNKRTDLTDKMTSILMTNILEFKKIIQEGVDNGLFDADTDQEFTIMTIFGTKNYIINWPHIASLMIGHDISDEAFLEGNIKPRMKVYMKKLIKSYLVTEQ from the coding sequence ATGGATAAAGATAAAATAGATAAGAAAGACCACATCATCGATGTAGCGGAGAAAGTTTTCTCTGAACTTGGTTATGATGGAGCCTCAACCCGGATGATCTCGGGCGAAGCAGGTGTAAACATGGCTATGCTTAATTATTATTTCGGCTCAAAAGAAGGACTATACCTGGCCGTATTTGAACGTAAAATATCAGCTTTCAGAACTTTACTGCAAAATATTGGAAATGATGACAGTATTACGGCCTGGGATAAGATGGAACGCTGTATAGATAATTATGTTGACCGTATTATTACCAACAGTTGTTTTCAAAAACTGATCAACAGGGAGCTCTCGTTAAACAAACGGACAGACCTGACCGATAAAATGACCAGTATATTGATGACCAATATACTCGAATTTAAAAAAATAATTCAGGAAGGCGTTGATAATGGGTTATTTGATGCGGACACCGATCAGGAATTTACGATCATGACCATATTCGGAACCAAAAATTATATTATTAATTGGCCCCATATCGCTTCGCTGATGATTGGGCATGATATTAGCGACGAGGCCTTTTTAGAAGGGAATATCAAGCCGAGGATGAAAGTATATATGAAAAAACTTATAAAATCTTACTTAGTAACAGAACAATGA
- a CDS encoding HlyD family secretion protein, whose translation MAQEVEQTTTKKPNRVMPIILGLLLIAGIVFGVKEYIYFSKHEDTDDAQIDGDISPVVARVGGYVDSILFEENEHVKQGQLLVKIDPRDYQVKLEQAMAAQKGASATIGVSQSQIYTTAANSSSAKANVETAKVKLLQSKRDYDRYANLVKDGSITQQQFEQAQVTRDAAQAAYQAAQDQYKAALEQVKGTRNQLNVTNTGVTAKQADVDFAKLQLSYTDITSPASGIVSKKNVQKGQLVQAGQTLFSVVNDNSLYITANFKETQLAHLRSGEKVEVEVDGLPGEKIEGEVYNFSPATGAKFSLLPPDNATGNYVKVVQRIPVKIKIKTTPEIMARLRPGMSVTASVIYKN comes from the coding sequence ATGGCACAAGAAGTAGAACAAACAACCACAAAAAAACCAAACAGGGTAATGCCCATTATATTAGGCTTATTATTAATTGCCGGTATAGTATTTGGTGTAAAAGAATATATATACTTCAGCAAGCACGAGGATACTGATGATGCCCAGATTGACGGCGATATCAGCCCGGTAGTTGCCCGCGTTGGCGGATATGTGGATAGCATACTATTTGAAGAAAACGAACACGTAAAACAAGGACAGTTATTGGTTAAGATTGACCCTCGCGATTACCAGGTAAAATTAGAGCAGGCGATGGCCGCTCAAAAAGGCGCGAGCGCTACCATTGGCGTGTCTCAATCGCAGATTTACACAACGGCTGCTAACTCATCAAGCGCTAAGGCTAATGTTGAAACCGCTAAAGTAAAATTATTACAGTCAAAACGCGATTACGACCGTTATGCTAACCTGGTAAAGGATGGCTCGATAACACAACAACAATTTGAGCAGGCGCAAGTTACCCGCGATGCCGCACAGGCAGCCTACCAGGCAGCTCAAGACCAGTACAAAGCAGCTTTAGAGCAAGTAAAAGGCACACGTAACCAGTTAAACGTAACCAACACAGGTGTTACCGCTAAACAGGCCGATGTTGATTTTGCCAAATTACAGTTAAGCTATACTGATATCACCTCACCTGCTTCGGGTATCGTATCTAAAAAGAATGTGCAAAAAGGCCAATTGGTTCAGGCTGGCCAAACCTTGTTCTCTGTAGTTAATGATAACAGCTTATACATCACAGCTAACTTTAAAGAAACCCAGCTTGCGCACCTAAGGAGCGGCGAAAAGGTTGAAGTTGAAGTTGATGGTTTACCCGGCGAAAAAATTGAAGGCGAAGTATATAATTTTTCGCCTGCTACAGGTGCAAAGTTTTCGTTATTGCCGCCAGATAATGCTACCGGTAACTACGTAAAGGTTGTACAACGTATCCCTGTTAAAATCAAAATTAAAACCACTCCCGAGATTATGGCAAGATTACGCCCCGGCATGAGTGTAACAGCATCTGTAATATATAAAAATTAA
- a CDS encoding PIG-L family deacetylase — protein sequence MRLYKIVCVFLLLTSAAWAQTAPRAGIADIKQAFKKLNVLGSVLYVAAHPDDENTRLLAYLAQEKHYRTGYLSLTRGDGGQNLIGNEQSELLGLIRTQELLAARRMDGAEQFFSRANDFGFSKGPDETLKIWDREEVLGDVVWVIRRFKPDVIICRFPTTGEGGHGHHTSSAILAQEAFTAAADPKRFPEQLAYVQPWQAKRLLWNTFNFGAANTTAADQFKIDVGVYNSLLGKGYGEIAAESRSNHKSQGFGSARQRGEAIEYFKTILGDAPHTDLMDGITTTWKRVSGVEGIDANIQIINKEFDENAPEKSVPALVKVLARVEKISGSYWREQKTKELKNLIAACAGLWFEAYSTEASYALGDSISIRSQIINRYSNRVKINSISIAGTTQTLATVVPANQLQTFDSKTIAGKLTQPYWLEMPRSLGSYHIASQQLVGNPENPDLPKVEVEFIVEGKPIRLERRIVYKYVDPVRGEVYRPIEIAPPVTANIDNPVYIFKDNQPQNILVKIKSFTQAAGSIALRAPAGWKISPEKINFTGKKKGDEWTESFAITPAETQPKTDVLQVVTTCNGKDYSMALQRISYEHIPVITLFPPAQAKLVKLDLQTPGKNIGYIAGAGDMVPDALRQVGYKVTLLHEEDMMKGDLSSYDAIVTGVRAYNINDRLIVEQPRLMEYVKNGGNLVIQYNNNAGLVLNNIGPYPFKVVNQRVTDENAKVTILEPKSALLNYPNKITGNDFDGWVQERGLYFVSGADAQYQAVLQMNDPGETPNAGSLITTNYGKGRFTYTSLSFFRQLPAGVPGAFRLFVNLLSKPNIN from the coding sequence ATGAGGTTATATAAAATAGTATGTGTGTTTTTGCTGCTTACGTCGGCAGCCTGGGCACAAACGGCGCCACGGGCGGGCATTGCCGATATTAAACAGGCATTTAAAAAACTGAATGTTTTAGGCAGTGTATTGTATGTGGCCGCCCATCCGGACGACGAAAATACCCGTTTGCTGGCTTACCTTGCCCAGGAGAAGCATTACCGCACCGGTTATTTATCATTAACCCGGGGCGATGGCGGGCAAAACCTGATTGGTAACGAGCAGAGTGAACTTTTAGGCCTGATACGTACGCAGGAACTTTTAGCTGCACGCCGCATGGACGGTGCCGAACAGTTTTTTAGCCGGGCTAATGATTTTGGCTTTTCAAAAGGCCCCGATGAAACTTTAAAAATTTGGGATAGGGAAGAGGTACTGGGAGATGTTGTTTGGGTGATCCGCAGGTTTAAACCCGATGTCATCATCTGCCGTTTCCCCACTACTGGCGAAGGCGGGCACGGGCACCATACATCGTCGGCTATACTGGCCCAGGAAGCCTTTACGGCTGCCGCCGACCCCAAACGTTTTCCGGAGCAACTGGCATACGTGCAACCCTGGCAGGCCAAACGCCTGTTATGGAACACCTTTAATTTTGGTGCCGCCAATACCACCGCGGCCGACCAGTTTAAAATAGATGTAGGTGTTTATAATTCATTATTGGGCAAAGGCTATGGCGAAATTGCAGCCGAGAGCCGGTCTAACCATAAAAGCCAAGGCTTTGGCTCGGCCAGGCAACGCGGCGAGGCGATAGAATATTTTAAAACCATACTGGGCGATGCGCCGCATACCGACCTGATGGATGGCATTACCACTACATGGAAACGGGTTAGCGGAGTTGAGGGTATTGATGCCAATATCCAGATCATCAACAAAGAGTTTGATGAAAACGCACCCGAGAAGTCGGTACCGGCTTTAGTGAAGGTATTGGCCAGGGTTGAAAAAATATCCGGCAGCTACTGGCGCGAACAAAAAACCAAAGAGTTGAAAAATTTAATTGCCGCCTGCGCGGGATTATGGTTTGAAGCCTACAGCACCGAGGCAAGTTATGCCCTTGGTGATAGCATTAGCATCCGGTCGCAAATCATAAACCGTTATAGCAACCGGGTAAAAATTAACAGTATCAGCATAGCCGGTACTACGCAAACTTTGGCCACTGTTGTTCCGGCAAACCAGCTGCAAACATTTGATAGCAAAACTATCGCCGGTAAATTAACACAGCCTTATTGGTTAGAAATGCCACGGAGCTTAGGGTCGTACCATATTGCTTCGCAGCAACTGGTGGGTAACCCTGAAAATCCGGATCTGCCAAAAGTTGAAGTTGAATTTATTGTTGAAGGCAAGCCCATCCGGCTGGAACGCCGCATAGTTTATAAATATGTTGATCCGGTGCGCGGCGAAGTATACCGCCCTATTGAAATTGCACCGCCCGTAACGGCTAATATTGATAATCCGGTTTATATTTTTAAAGATAACCAGCCACAGAATATTTTGGTGAAAATTAAGAGCTTTACCCAGGCAGCTGGCAGCATAGCGTTAAGAGCACCGGCGGGGTGGAAGATCTCTCCTGAGAAAATCAATTTCACAGGAAAGAAAAAGGGCGACGAATGGACCGAATCCTTCGCGATAACACCTGCGGAAACTCAGCCTAAAACTGATGTTTTACAGGTGGTAACCACCTGTAACGGGAAAGACTACAGCATGGCTTTGCAGCGTATTAGCTATGAGCACATCCCGGTTATAACCCTGTTTCCGCCGGCGCAAGCCAAGCTGGTAAAGCTTGATCTGCAAACGCCGGGCAAAAACATCGGCTACATAGCCGGAGCCGGCGATATGGTACCCGATGCTTTAAGGCAGGTTGGCTATAAGGTAACCTTGCTGCATGAAGAAGATATGATGAAAGGCGACTTATCCAGTTACGATGCTATTGTTACCGGCGTTAGGGCTTATAACATCAATGATCGTTTAATTGTAGAGCAGCCCAGGCTAATGGAGTATGTAAAAAATGGCGGCAACCTGGTGATCCAGTACAATAACAACGCTGGCTTGGTACTTAATAACATTGGCCCTTATCCGTTTAAAGTAGTTAACCAGCGCGTTACCGACGAAAATGCCAAAGTTACCATCCTCGAGCCTAAAAGCGCCTTGTTAAATTATCCCAATAAAATAACTGGAAACGATTTTGACGGTTGGGTGCAGGAGCGGGGCCTGTATTTTGTAAGCGGGGCCGATGCCCAATATCAGGCGGTACTGCAAATGAACGACCCGGGCGAAACGCCAAATGCCGGATCGCTCATTACAACCAACTATGGCAAAGGGCGCTTTACCTATACCTCGCTTTCGTTTTTCAGGCAGTTGCCTGCTGGGGTGCCCGGGGCATTCAGGCTATTTGTTAATTTATTGAGTAAACCCAACATTAATTAA